In the Augochlora pura isolate Apur16 chromosome 7, APUR_v2.2.1, whole genome shotgun sequence genome, TATATCAACGCTATCTGCATGGAATAACTCAATAATGTAATGCAGAACTTAATTATCAGAATTACAATTCTGAACCGAGTCTGTCAAACATGTTGGTTAATCTGTAATAATCGTGAGGCTAAATCTACAATTCTTTCTAGGGAATGTGTTTTACCGCTTAGTTGATACATCACGAATTCAGACATTAAGTTACGTAATGTATTAATTCGTTGGCCGACGCAAAAATACTTGAAAtgcgaaaatatgaaaatgtgtttgatatttaattatcaaaaatattaaaagaagttATTATTGTAGTAACTGGAATTATAATGTCCTATAAATTATGTCCTATCTCcaaaatgaaacataaatatattctaagtTTTGCACTAAATTATCGAGACCTCCCTTGTATAACATAGTGCTTAACAATGATCCAACTATTAATGACTGAGTGGCAAAAGTATTAGCATGTTTTTCGAAGTCGTTTCTCGTCACACTAGAAAGTTAGTTAATGGATAAAACGTTGacgagataatatttttacaaatgtttTGCACACAcatgaaattattctgtttcttATTCATACTAGTATCATAATAATGTTCGGTATAAATATTTGCTTACGTCTATTTCGATGATATATTGTTACTGTATGCTTTTTGTCCTTCTGCACAAGGTAAGACAGAAGATAGAACGTATTTTGAAAACCTGATAaaaagtttcttttcttttccagCTGCTAACActacaacaataataaagaatGCTGATTGAGCTTAATTACTGTAACTATCTatcattacaatattatacctGTAACATTAGCACCATATCTGTATCGCTTTGTCAGTGTGTTGCACCCATTATTGTAAATGcttaatgcaattaaattctcTACTTATGCTTGAAAGTATACCTAGTTGTGTTTCTAAAATTCCGTCTTACGCGTTGTTTTatgaagaaaaaatgaaataagtgAAAAATCCTGTCAGTTGACAGATATTGCGTTCAGCACAGCGCAGTCtgattctttcttttttgtatTAGAACATTGTCACTATATAGCGCATGGAATgtactaaaaaatatacatattatttgtGCTGGCATCAAAAAATTGGTTAGTCAActatacaaatgaaatatttaaataaatctatcgTTAATTTGCGTGACAACCGTAGTTATGCATACACTACCGTATATTGAAGAGCATTCGGAGTCCTGAAAagattagtaattttataaatttcgttcCGCACATTACTATTCTGGGATAATACCGTAAAAAATTTACCGTAGAAAAGGAACTGTACGAGtgacaatattaattgtcccggaaatcaaaatattcataaataagaattatacTTTCCTTCCAACCATTATGATTGctaaatttattgttcgaacaaatttttatagagaaattaaaaagtttgaaGTACGTTGACGTCGCAATTTTCATCGAtctaaatgtatataattttcaaccgCATTTGTTCGGATTTAATTCCGTCGAACAAACCTAACGATGTTTGAACCGTACCGATGATTGAtactttacaaaatttcaatgatCTTAAAAATCCTCTAGCGATTAGTACGATATCTTATACCGGTATAAAATGCGAACAGCTACGCAGCATCTAGTTCTTTTATACACAGTAAAAAATGTTCACGGCTCTAAATACTGAGacattcaatataaaaaaaaacaaaacaaaacggAATAGAATATTGCCACGATAACCGAGAATCATTGTTTTCTCGGATAATAAGGATTCAAAGATTGAGAGAACATATAGTGCAAGTCTGAGCGATACAATGCGCATGGAGGTGCGACTGATGTGTCGAGGACGttggcggtggcggtggtggaGGTGGTGGCGGTGGCATGTATAGCCACCCGGCACCGGTTCGCCAGACGGTACCTGGTGCAGAGGAGACCGGATGCAATGCATTGGAATTACTTCCGGATGTTACGTGCGAAGTCGGTCCACCCTCTACTCACATTAcctaaaatatacaaacacatttgtaattattcctttaagttaaaaaaaaatgtttactcCGAAACATCATTGCACAGATTGACAAAAAGCGACAAATTTATAGGGCTACGTTCTATGGGAATATAGGacgtattaaaataacttataCAAACCAGAAAAAGGCATAATTTCTCCGTTAAGTATATTTAGAGAAAATGATGTTTGCGTCACCTGTAAGATTTGACTGGCTTCAAAAGCTGTTCCAGGTAATAATATCACTGGGCTACTGACGTGTCCGCTCTCCACGCATATCATATTTGGAAATTCGTCGTCGCCGAAGTCGGGGATGTCGCGGGCCTTCTCCTGCCACGGATTCCACACCACCGTGTCCGGGAAATTGTACTTTTGCACGCGCATTTTCCTACCGGACACAACGTTGGTGATGATGTGTTCCGGCTGCGTGTTTTGGTAAATTCTGTCCGTCCATTCGCACACCGTCACTACATCGCGGCCTTCTTGAAAGATTTGGTTGTCTCTTGTCTGCAAGAAGAGTAAGCgcatgaaatatatatatgtaacaaagtCTGGGTTTTTGCCACTTTTATgaagtttcgttttttttatgAAGTTTCGTATCTTTTTATGAAGttacgttttctttttatgaaGTGCGATGCCAATTGCATACCTTGTCGATAAAAGTGCATCCGTGGAGACCCGTGATCTGACATCTTCTGACATCCGGCACTTTAAAGTAGGTGTGTAACAACAAGTTAAAGCTAAACGTGTGATCCTTGCTGGGGTTGTACACGCCGATGTTAAAGTGTAGTTCCTTTTCCCGAAGGATTAGTCTGTACGTTAACCTAAAGGGGTAATTCCACATTGAACGGGTGAATTCGCTATCCATAATGGAGAATATTGCCTCGACGTCGCCGCTTGGTAATCGTTCCGGTGACTTTTCCACGTTCCAACGGATGATCCTTGCGAACCCATGGGGTGGCCCGAACGTCCACGCGCCGAATTGCGCTAATCCACAGAAAATCAATggacgattaatattttatacatcgcGGACGCAGTTATCGAGTAACAgcgataaaaagaatatattttcagctcggaaaataattgcttcAACGCGATTTCATTGACTGTAATCTAGTTTTACGTTAAAATACTATTGAACGCATCTGTTTAAAGACACGATTTAACAGCTTCCATTATAGGAGCTGAAATAAACTGTTCGAACCTCGTCGTTTAATGTTTATCGCAATTATTTCACCGAGCTGTTTTTTTCTGGCGGCGCTTACTTACGGAAGACAAATGGTATGCCTCCTCTAATAGCCTTTTTTCCATCGAACACAGCTTGCTTACTGAAACGTAGAAAGAATTGATGGTTGATTTAAGTGCTGGAGCAAATTTAATTAGATATTCGTATCCGGCAGTCGATTTTGATTCTTTCGGACATTTGTATTCTGTATCCGTGCATTTACATTCACCGGTTCTCTAGCAGCTCCTCATGTTTTatcgccgaaaaaaaaaccgtgtTTATTATTGATCATCGCTGCTCAACGCTGCCATATTTATAGTTCAATGCTGATTAGATAATGAGTTGTATGTTTTTGCGTAGACTAGAGCGTTGAACATCGTTAAGCGACACATTCGCATTCTGTGACTCGACAGAGGTGTGTTTTCTATAAAAGCATTGCAAGTTTATGCGCGTTTTAGAAATCATGGacgaatgatttttacaattttttgtaaatattcgtcaatattattaatgaaaggaaaatttttattcggtttcCTACTCTATGACTTTTTAACCATTTTCAAATTCTACGATGTTCTTTCTGTAACATTTCTTCACATTGCCAGCTTAAACACTTGACACGAAATTATAGTATTTGGGTACTTTGACAATTATCCATGAAGATGCAAATTTCCCGAATCTCTAAATTCGCCATTCGTTCCTAATGCCCCGGCATTTTCCGCGTTGttcgtttaataatgtttcttCCAGTTCTATTGTTCGTCCGTTTCTCATCGTTCCCGCTTTGTCTcccgttctttttctttcgaacgCTATCGCGTTTCTCCTTTTCTGCTCCGCTCTTTCTcgtcttttttttaaagatctACTTTCTTTCGTCTTTTACTTTCTTCATGTATGTGCAAAGAGAAAGTATAAAGTTCGGGGGCGGGTACGCGGTAACCATTAGTCAATGTTGTCAGGGGCCGGGAAGACGACTCTCAAACGGAATACCAACGGGGAACCGTGTTACCGTGGAATATCCGCGAAATTAGGATTCACGCGCGAATTTGTTACGAATAATATAGGTTCGGATCGGTGAAACTATGCGAAGGTTATAGATTCCACGTATTAACAATCATGGACGTtcctgttaaccccttgcactataataaccaatcagactcgtgataaagattccgcgcaggttttattaaatatgaatattattcatttcttttaaatcgaaatcaaattatattcttctgttaacaaagtatagaaacggaAGTAGCGTGAAAGAAGtcgtagcgcaaagggttgaatacGAAATAGACTTTtctcaaaaatcatttcatgattcaatttatttatgatctTCTTTTTTGCACACCGATCTCGGTCGTATTAACATATTCGTAGACATAAGCTGACGGAGTAGTATTTGGAGATTTGCTTTAATATTCCAGTACACACCTGACGCGATAAATAGTGGATTCAAGTGGTTGCCAGCTTGTAAAAGATAAATACTACTAAAATTAGGTTACCTCTCAGACGAAGAACAATCTATACCGTCCAGCAAAATAGCGAATAATACCGCAAATTATGTTCTTTTATCAAAAGTACTGAGAACCTGCGGACTGAGAGaagatgaaattattaatgacgTTCGAGTACTCGACTAATTCACTCATTTTCTGATTAACTTTGTCTCATACTATAgctctttttccttttctttattaatttttataaatttacacatacatgattttattgaaatttaaagatGAAATTTTAGAACGATCAAAGGAGCGATTAATTTGTCAACTTTATTCCAGCAACCGGACCAAGTCGGCTCCGAGCAATTTCTGGAGCGGGGAGTCAGCGACACGAACAGCGAACACCGCCGCCGAAGGGAGACCAAGGGCTGGCGGGGCAATTATCGACCGGAAGATCGCGTCTTGACTCTCTCTCGGACGCGACGTATTCGTTATCAATGCGTCTACGCGCGTGGATATCGTCTCGCATCCTTCGAGTCAACAATGTAATCTATTTTCCTGGATGCGTAAACTGTAGTAGGTGGAGGTAATCCCATCCGTTTGCACGATCTTTCGAGGCGAATGGAATATATAGGAAGGGCTCGCGGAGCGAGGAAAGAGGAGGCGAGAAGAGAAAGCCGAGGAGAGAAGGCGAATtgaagagagacggagagagagagagtgagagagagaaggaaggaagagagcgagcaagagagagagagagatgaaggGAGCGATGTACCACCACGAAGTACAACGCGGTGGTAGGAACGCGGCTGACGCCAAGCAAAAACGATCGGCGCTGTCTGCCGTGCTTTTTGCAGGCATCACAGTTTCCAACCTCTCCTCCTGCTCGTTTCTAGCTGCTGTTATCCCCCGTTGCTACTGCTGCTCCCTCCGCTGCTGCTCGTGAACGGCACCCAATTCTCAACGCGGTTACGCCTGGTATGCTACAGAATGCCCTTTCGCGCAGAGtaaatcaagaaaattttCAGCGAAACCACACCTACCGATCGTATCTGAGAAATTATTCTTGACAAATCGTTCGGTACGGATCGTTTAATATCTTTAACATGCATCTGGGAACGACGAAAACCGGGGCCATTTTTATCTGCGCGGCTAATGCTACACGAGGGCGCCAATAATCAATTTGCACAAActgtatatttcattcaaactgtatatttagatgaaatcgaagaaattgcCTAAGTAAAAGATGATTTAGTGCTTTGGCAATTGTCTGAGTGCCGAGATTAGGTGggaccatttttatttctagaaGAGAATTATTGATAGCCGGGTTAATAATCACTTTGCAAAGGGGTAAATCGTGAAAATATTCAGCGAAACTGTATCTTTAGATGGAATCCCAGAAATTACCTAAACGAAAGACCATTTGTATTTTGGCAACCATCTGGGAACCGAAATGCTGggaccatttttatttgtagagAAGATTACTGATAGCCAGAAGACTAGAAGAGGGCCGTTTTAGGAAATCGTCCTGATAAACGGTCATTTTAGTATTTTGGCAAACATGAGGGAACTGAGGAAACTTGTTATAATAATCAGAAAAATAGCCATCTTTTGATTCAATATAAGAAAATCTGGAAGCGCTACGAAGTTTCTTGATTagcaagaaataatttgcTCATTCAGAGGAAACGATCGTCGCTGACTATGGTACAGAATTATCGATGTCCCCTTGAACTTATACTAACATTTCTGAGCAATTTCTGCAATGCATTTGCGAACAAATTTAGCTTTATTCCACAAAACTATTGAAACACTGCGTTGTTGAATTGTCGACAAGTTTTCGTTGGCAAAAATTTGCCACACaattcaatttacaattaacttgATCTTTAATCATATCACGAGACTATATGTCAAATCAAAGAAAATCTTCTGAACCGATGCATTATACTTTAGACTCACctaaacgaattaattatgaaactgGTACTGTgttcatataaaattcaatgataTTTCAATCTCCGTTAAAGAAGATGATATACCAGGTATAATACCTAATCGTTTCACAATCAATCGAACCTTCAACATTTCTTTGCAACACGCCTCGCAGATCGGAATCGAACAAAATCGATTTCCTATAATCAACAAAAAGGAACGTTGCGCATAGCATATGTTTAAATAAGGTTGTATAATGAGGCAACGCAGACAccatattttttgtttttctttcaatttatttagatcaGTAATCTTGGTTTCTTAATGAAACATTGCGCAAAGCTTAACGGGACATTGCGTAAACACGggtgtataatttattcagatGCTCGATCGAAAGAAGACGAATATTACACAACAATGCCCCTTTTACGTGGAACTGAAATCTAGAGCAGTCGAGAATCGAATCACGTGAATTTCTAGCGGCGTCGACGAGaagaacgccgcgccggttgtACGAAGCACCCGGCGATCGCGCGATATCAATCCACCTTTCCCAGGTAAATGTACAACTTTTAATTCCGACCGGGTACCCGCGTACCAATAAAAACGTCGATATTATCGTTAATTGATCGCGATCGGTTTATCGAAAAAGAACCATTAGCTTTATGAATTCGTAATTTACGAGCGTATCCCGTGCAAGGTTGGTGCTGTTGCCGTTACGGTTGTTGTTCAATCATTTTTCGGTGATTTAATGGGAGAATATTCAATCGATAATTTCCGATTCGGTGCACGAGTATCTACACGCgcgataaatgtaaattaaccatacaaatttgttaaatttgtaatttacttGTCGCgccaattttattaatgttgctctgttttataatcatttcaatAGAGAAGAAACGTTCTACAAATTAGATTGACTTgcatatacatttttcttgttaaacaattttcttcttatcAAACAGTTTTCAGTCGTATCGTTAGACATTGGTTAATAATTCAGGACAAACTTCATTGCTCGAGCTTTCAAGAATAAAAACCCGTGTAATTAGTACACGTACGGTAGGTTAGGTTCTGTAAACAGGTTTAAACAGGACGCGGCATTTCCAAAACACTTGTTTCAAGAAATTAGTAGAAGGTTGCGTAAATAAAAACGTAGAAACACTCAAAAAGCCGCTGCTTCGAAAACGTGGCTGCTGTAATTGCCCGTGCGCGCGGATTCATACGgaaaatactttatttgtttgttttatttcaatgcaaATGAACACGCGAAACGATTTGTTGTAACAAACTGTACATCGATGGTACGAAAATATCTATGATATTTATCCAAGATTAAATAACAATGGTGGACGTTTGAATTTCTagaaattttactatttgCAATCGCTTAATTTTATTGCCAGTTTTCGACATAATTGGTTCGACATTAATGTGGTTcggtatatttattaaccctttgccctcgagtgGCGACcctgttaataaaattgttgtaatacgttccaaaattatttttatagataccgccaaagcttagattttaaaaattgttatacgagTCGCGAGACagcggaaaaattattttagatttgtagTTGAAATGGcatcgagttcaaagggttaacctcttggccataccattttctttgcgaTCACAATGATTCTAATCATTTCTAAGATGAAAAAAGATAATCTCGACAGATCAGTTAAGAaatctgttattttaattataccatattattttatattaataattactagaaatctgCACCGCGAGTCTGACTCTTTAAAGCACGACAAAAGGTTTTAATGACAccatggaatatttattttgtaccCATATTTCTAGTTCAGCCTTATGTCTCaggcgaaaattaatttataaatataaaacttttgaatttgataaaatctAATGTATCACGGTGACGACGACCTCGTTATGCCGTCGTCCTCGGTTCAGCCCCCCTTAATATTCAACATCGTTTCTGCCTTTATTTCTCGTAAATTCAGTATTCTATTGTTCAGCgcggtttatttaaaatggcaCCCGGTGCATGTACACCGAGGTTCCAGTTTTCCTACCTTAACCGTGCGCTGCAATAGAGTTTTTGCGTTGCTCCTAGTCGGAACAGCCACGACAGTGAACTACTGAATGATGTTCAACGTGTACGGAAAATTTACAGTGGCAATTCGCGATATTTCTCTTTGAAACTTAATTAGACGATCGGAAATAGACCACTTCtccaaaaaattttaatcattcaaGCTCATCTCTcgcaaatagaaaaataacaaaccTTGTTTTTTCAACGAGCGATAAATCATCTTTCCGaagaattttatactatacCTACTGGAAGTGTACGTTAATAGCACTTTTTCTTCATGATTGTACTTGCCACATCTAAAAGAAATTGCAGACtcgataaacaataaattatcctTTCAAGGAGTATAACATTATACGCTACCGGAAGCGCATTAATAGCTCTTCCAACGATTCCGTTGCACCTAAAAGGAGATTAATGATTCTGTTCTAAATGTGGAGATCATGCAAGAAGCGTCGATGAAAATGTGTTGTTCAGAACAAGTCGATGGTTCGCTACTGAAATTAATAccgatattgaaaaatttattaaacagtttatattttcttttttttgcgGTATCGAAATTTTCTGTTCTAAGAGACAATAACTTGTGGCTAAATTCTtgtgataatatattaaaaaagcCACTATTCGTTAGGATGTATGGAAGACAAGAACCAGCAAGATCTTCTCTATACTGAAATACTTTTGACAATAACTTTTCCACCTAACGAGCAGAATTGatcataattgaattattaattccttgcATATTacttttgtacaatttttcaagtGTAAAAACAAAGACTTCGTGAGAACTTTGAgatttgaaagaatttcaatgtttcgaAGATTCTGAGGAATATTCGAGGAATTCTGAATTGCGAAGACACTTTCGAGAACGATCGCGATATTTTCGCGACGTTGCGCGCCATTAGCGGATCTACCCGTTGCCGATGCATAAAGCCTGCAATCCAATCAGAAATTATGTAAACCGAATGCAACATTGCCAGACGTTTATGCAAATCCCGATTTTGTACAGTGCACAACAGCTAGGTTAGGTTAAATCGCCGGAAGCCGAAGGACAGAGACCGGCGTAATTGCGCGAACGGTCTCTCGTCGGATGTTACGAGGCGCGCGAGACGATTCCGTTCGATTACAAAACGCGTGCGAGCACCGCGCGCGTGCGGCCCACCGGAGAGTTTCCTCGAGATTCGACGTGGCCACCCGGTAAACACGAACGGTCGACGGGCACGAAGTTTCGACTGGAAGCTGACAGTTTTTGCGTTTTCCTCTTTTCAATGGTAACAGTGGCGCGGCCCGGGGAGCATCAGCAACATCGGCGACCGCGCTCCCCCTATACAGTGgtagcaacagcaacagcgcCCAGCGCCCAGGAGGAGAGGCGAGCAAGCAGGCAGGATTAGcaaggctctctctctctcctcccgaACTTCTCCTCTCCTCTGCCAATGGTTCCTGGGCGCGGTGGAACTTTGTTTAACTAAGGCGGGCAAGAAGCAAACCTATTTATACTAGGTCGGACACGTTTACACCGGGTTGCCTGCACCGTGGCGGACTATTCCACGCCACCCCCTCCCACGGACTTGCCCGTTCGCCCTGCGAAAACGTTTCCCGCGGAGCTACGACGACCGCCCGCCGGTGCGCCGCGGTCCGCGGAACCCGGCAGCTGCCGATAAACGAAAATGTTCACGGCAAAAAATTCTACGGCCGCACGAATTTTCCGACGTCGTCGCGACCATAAACTCCGCCAATAAAACGACCGATATCGACGGACGACCCTACTTCAACGAGGAACTTATACGTATGCGACAGGGGTAGTGGGCGTGTTAAAATAATCCAGGGCTCGTTCCGGGTACGATCATGGCTTCCTCGGGTTCGTATTTAGGCAACGATCGGCGCGATATCAATTACGAATTGATTTTAGGGAATGGAAgcttttatttgataaaataaacaatctaattaattaattcgtttctaGACACTTTGTTCACTTCGTAACTGAACTGTGACTACGAGAAGCTTGATCGTTTACATAATGTcacatttatattaacccACTGCACTATTGTTCCTTTCAAgctgcgacgattagcacttgtccgatttaatcatttttaggatcaaacaatatttttcttcctatGTTGCCTTTagttaccttcgtttctatactctggtaacagaagaatttatttttacttagacgtggaagaaattaataataatcgtatttagtagagcttgcatgatatcttcaccacgagtctgactcgttattatagcgcaaggggttaatgtaattaatttgatgGGTTGCAGGTGAATTGTAATTTCGCAGCAATTTTCTTTGACTTTAAATAACGATGAGTCTTTAAATAACGATGAGACCGGAGGACTAAATTACTAGACATCGAATTACGATGACTAAACCGTGAAAcattatgcagaataaaaactGCCGCCGTTACTGcactatgatttcttttaCGAGACAGGTTTGCTTCTCGTGTGTGTTAATTCACTTTTATTCTCagattttgataatagaataaCACAAATTTCGTGTGCGACgcttattttctttcatgaTCATTTCAATGAACCAAggctaatattttttatttatttaagtatataaGCAACCTTTAAATCGTCCTAATCATTTCTGTCATAAGTGCATCAAACGATTGCTATTGACAGAAAGAATATTGGAATACACTAGCTATCaatgatttacaattttataatgaattaacAATACCGTGGATTTTTGTATAACGAGCCATGTATTTTTAAGATCGATGTCCATCGAACGCTCCATCTCGCAAATACGATAAAGTCCCACTGTATAATTACTGCGAGCGATTCGCTGCAACCAGATTCCGAATCGCTGGCCTCgaacaatgataataacaacgacgataaaaaaaagaggtGAACAACGATAAACACCTGTTCCCTGACAATAATCCCAACAATGGATAATTGGTCGGTGATTACAAGCCAATAATTCTCCCACACATCGAGCCGAACTCGTAAAAATTAGGATAATGACACGGTGGAACCGCGGCGAGCCGAATTTCGAGGCAAGAAAATATAATCCTCGAGTCGCGCGATGGTTCGACTTGGAAGCGTTCGAGTAAAAAACGACTCGAAGTAGAGTAAACAAATTGATCTACGCCCCGAGATCGAGAGCATGGAAACGTAGGGCGAAATTCTCCCGTTCCGGGAGGAACGATTCCCGCGTTACGTGCAAAGAACGTAACGGATTTATTGCGAGGGATCGCGATAACGGAGCGATTCGGCGGCTTTCTTTGGGACAGaagaccgcgcgcgccggtGCATAATCAGCGGTGGCCCTAAGTGGACGAGTGGGCCGTGAACGAGCGAATTCTTCGCGAATGATAGGCGTTagacgccgcgcgcggtccgTCGCCCTCGTTGCCCGGATTTCAAATCTTGTCGCGACAGCTGACCGGTCGcatgaattttgttaaacgACAATTCGCCGGCGCTAACGAGCAGCCCGTAAAAATTAGGTTAACGCCGCTCGTCGTTCGTAACTCGCCAACTTCGGCTCGAACAGGAACGAAAAAAGATCTCTCCGTGCTATTTTCCATGGAACTTCCACGAAACGATACGAATCTTTACTGGAAATCGCGCGTCAAGAATTTCTTCCTCTGTACTTCGGAGGATCCGCGCGTTTCTAGTCTCGCGACGCGCTCGCGACCGTAAAAAGCGATGCGCGTGAGcgtggaattattaaaatcagtaCAAAGTGCATAA is a window encoding:
- the LOC144472542 gene encoding uncharacterized protein LOC144472542 → MAAATSVVVLDRGNNTTCTINLHGATVVSWRVNNQEQLFVSKQAVFDGKKAIRGGIPFVFPQFGAWTFGPPHGFARIIRWNVEKSPERLPSGDVEAIFSIMDSEFTRSMWNYPFRLTYRLILREKELHFNIGVYNPSKDHTFSFNLLLHTYFKVPDVRRCQITGLHGCTFIDKTRDNQIFQEGRDVVTVCEWTDRIYQNTQPEHIITNVVSGRKMRVQKYNFPDTVVWNPWQEKARDIPDFGDDEFPNMICVESGHVSSPVILLPGTAFEASQILQVM